The stretch of DNA ACATGGCGGCCCGGATCCCCCTGGAGGTGTTCGCCGAGCAAATCGTCGGCGGCATGGTGGTGACCTACCGGAAGAATGCCGCGTTGCTGCGCGCTCTTCGGCAGTTCGTCCAGGGCCGGGCCAACACGGCGTTCGTGAAAAAGGCCGGCAAGCTGGAAGTCCGCACCTATGAGCGGTTCGTGGATCGCATCTTGGCCGATCGCAAGGACATCCGGCACCCCAATCCGCGGATCGCCGTCTCGCTGGGACTCATGATGGTCATCAGCACCCTGTACGAGCTGGTCGTGATGCCGATCAGCGCAATAGACTGGAAGGGCCTTCTGCCGAAGGACGACCAGGCGCTCAAGCGCGAGCTCACGCGCGCCTTCCTGAGCTATTTGGACGTCGACGCGAAGCCCCGCACCCCCTCAGGCACGACATCGGCAGGCCGCGGGTCACGACGCCAATCCTGACGGCGCGCGGCCACGGACGCGGGCTCGATTCCCGCGTCCCTCGAACAGCATAGCCACGGCGCCGGGTGACGAACTCTACGCAAACTCTACGCAACAGCATAAGAACGGTGGACACCGGTGGAAGCGGTGGACAAGAAAATGGGCGCCGTTTCGGAAAAAGCTTGAAACGGCACCCTCGAAATTTTCCCTCATAATCCCATCTGGTCGCAGGTTCGAGTCCCGCTGGGGGCATTTCTTCCATCTCAGGGGCGGATCAACCCGGTTCCCGTCCGAGCCAAGCGCAAGGCGGCTGATCACCGGGGCCGTCGAGCGCGCTCGGGGAAGGGTCCGACGATCGGTTCCCGAGGTCACGTCGAGCGAGGCGAGGGCGAGCCGGGGACCGATGCGACGACCCGGCGGATCGCGAGCACGCTGAGCGCGACGGTGACGGCCTGAGGCACGACGACCGCAATCACGAGCAGTCGCGGATCGACCGGCCAGTCTTGCGCCCAATAGACGTTGAGGACGGCCCAGGCGGCCAGGAGCAGCGCGATCGCTCTCGCGGTCGGCGCCTTGGTCGCCGCCAGGAGAGTCAGGAGCCACAGAGGCGGGAACACGGCGTACGCCGGCGGGAGGAACGGGCTGCGGAGCGTCGCGAGGAGCAGGATCGCCATCCACACCAGCGGCTTCCGGTCGTCGCCGACGGCGCGACGCCCGAGGACGACCGTCACCGCGATGACGACCAGCGTGTACGCCCAGCCGACGGCCTTCGACACCGCGAACGACATGCCCGGAACGCCGAGCAGCTTGAGCTTGAAGACGAGTCCGGGAATCGAGAAGTTGTTGGCCATCGCGGCGGGATTGCGGAACGCCGGAAACGACTCGCCCCCGAGAATCGCGGGAAGATGCCGGAGGAACGCCACGTACGGGGGCCATCCGGTGTCGAGGAGGCTCAGCGACAGGAACGTGAGACCGGCCGCTATCGTCCAGGCGAGCGCGCGCCATCGGCGCTGCGCCACGAGGTAGATCACCAGCATGCCCGGGTAGATCTTGCCCATGGCCACGAAGGCCAGCAAACCCCCTCCCGCCGCGAAGTGTCGCCGCTCGAAGAGCACCATCGCGAGCATCGACGCAGCGATCACGAGGACCTGCACGTTGCCTTTTTGGAACGTGCTGATCGTCGGGAGCGCCACCCAAACGAGCGGCGAGAGCAGAAGCGCGCGGGTTCCCGCGTGGGGGCTCAGGAATCGTGCCACGACGACGAACGCCAAAAGGACGACCATACCGGACAGGCCGAACCACAGCATCCGGTGGTCCAGGAACTCGGGGGCGAGCAGCAGGAGTCCGCGCGTCAGGAGCAGGAACGGCGGGGGGTATTCGAAGACGTCGATCTTGAAAGGACCGATCATGCGGGGGTTTCGGATCCGGGTCGGATCGTCGTCGGGCATCGTGAACAACGAATCGTCGTAGATGTCGGGAACCGTCGCCGCGGCCTTCGCGCTCACGTAGTAGGCGGAAAGGCACGAGTGCTCGATTTCCCATCGGCTCGCCGGCATGAACGAGCAGACGACTCGGGTCGGATCGACAATGAACACGACGAGACGCAGGAGCTGCACGAGCGCGACGACCGTTGCGACCCCGGACACGATCTTCAGCCCTCGGGAGGCGGCGCTCTCGTCGACCGGGAGAAGGTGACTCGAGTAGACCCACCAGGTGACGAGAACGGCGGCGAACCCCCCGACGAGGGCCGCGGTCCAGAGCGAGCCCGGGAGCGCGGCACCGGCCGCGAAGCCGAAGATTCCGGTGGCGAGACCGAGCGACGACGCGATGAACAGGCGCATGATCCGCTCGCTAGGCAGCGCGCTATCGCGCTTCGCTCGTGATCATGAAACGCTCTCGATTCCCGCGCGCCGCGCCGCCTCAGCAGCGCGTGCGCAGGGACTCGCGCGTGCGCTCCTGCGCCGCGGGACTCTCGAAGCCCTTCGACGTCGAGTGGGCCCACGCCTTCTCGAGGGTCGGCGCCGCTTCGGGCGTCTTGCAGGCCGTGTCGCCGTGATCGATCGAGACCTTTCCGATCCGCTTGGCGGAGGCCGTCACGGACCTGCGCAGGGCGGCGCTGCGGCAGCCGATCGCGATGAGGGCGTGCAGCATCGTCTCGCGCTGCGCGTTCGGCGACGCCTGAATCGACGTCTCGATCTCCGCTAGACGCTCCACGAACCACGCGTCGGGCGCGTCCGCGTCGCGCATCGCCATCGCGCCGACGAGCGACCACCCGGCGCAGCGCCTCGCCTCGTCCGGCGCGGCGAGCCACGCGTCGGACCGGCTCCTCGCATGAGGTCCCTCGGCGGCGAGGTGCGCCACGTAGCCCGAGCACATCCGTGCGCTCGGCACCCTCGCCCACCGGTCGAGGTCGGCAGGGGACATCCGCGCGGGGTCGGCGATCTTCACCGCCAGATTGCGTGCGTCGAAATTGCCCGTGTCCCACAAGGCCAGCGCGAGCTCGTGATCGACGCCGATGCGCTTCAGCAGCGTCTTCAGCGTGGCGAAGCTCACTCCGAACATCGGCTCCGCCGCTCCGTGGCGAGCGTAGCTCTTGCGCGTCTGCGCGGTGCCCGCCTTCTTTAGAGCGGACATCGTCTCGGCGAGCGTCATGCGCGTCGCGGCGGGCTTCGCGGACTTGCGCGCGGGCGGCGTGTTCGTCTTTCCGGGCATGGCGATCTCCTTGGCGTCGACCCGTTCCGGACGGAACATTATGGGCGCAAGGCCGCCGTCCGTCGATGTCCGCCGGGACGCCCTCGAGGCTCTCCGTCGTGATCCGCTGGCTGCAGGTCCGAATCCTGCCGAGGGCATTGCCCGCGGCTCCGAGGCCTTCCGTTTCGGCGGCACCTGTGTCATCGTCGTCCTCCCCGCCATCTTCCGAGGAGGAACCATGACCCTGACCCGAGGCCTCGCGCTCGCCGCCGTGCTCCTGGCGGCGACAGCCGTCGCGGCAGAAGACGTCCCGGTGGTGGAGCGAACCCTCTCCAACGGCATGCGCCTCGTGATGGTGGAGCGCCACGAGCAGCCCACCATCGCGTGCGCGTGGCTCGCGCGGGTCGGGAGCGCCAACGAGCGCCCCGGCATGACCGGCATCGCCCACATGTTCGAGCACATGATGTTCAAGGGGACGAAGACGATCGGCACCCGCGACGCCCGCCGCGACGCCGAGCTGAACGACCGGCAGGACGAGGTCCAGGGCCGGATCCGCGAGGAGATGTCGGTCCTGCGCGAGAAGCAGCGCCGGGGCGAGATCGCCGACATGATGGACCCCAAGGCCCGCACGCCGCGGCTCCAGGAGGCGCTCGACGAGTTCGACCGTCTCGTGAAGGAGCAGCGGGAGCTCGTCGTCAAGGACGAGATGGACCGGATCTACACGCAGGCCGGGGGGACCGGCCTCAATGCGAGCACCAGCGAGGACCGGACCAACTACATCGTGAGCCTCCCGTCGAACAAGCTGGAGCTGTGGTTCTGGCTGGAGTCCGACCGGCTGGCGAACCCGGTGTTCCGCGAGTTCTACAGCGAGCGCGACGTGATCCTCGAGGAGCGCCGCCAGACCCTCGAGTCGCGCCCGGGCGGGGTGGTGGACGAGGCCTTCAACGCGATGACCTGGATGGCGAGCCCGTATCACTGGGAGGTCATCGGCTGGCCGAGCGACATCTCCCAGG from Terriglobia bacterium encodes:
- a CDS encoding TetR/AcrR family transcriptional regulator — translated: MPKPTKTLEPQQERSRESLRKLLKAATEVLGQHGVEGTTIPRIAQHAGLTPGAVYRRFRDKGELLETAILGILERQDERVKAGMTPDMAARIPLEVFAEQIVGGMVVTYRKNAALLRALRQFVQGRANTAFVKKAGKLEVRTYERFVDRILADRKDIRHPNPRIAVSLGLMMVISTLYELVVMPISAIDWKGLLPKDDQALKRELTRAFLSYLDVDAKPRTPSGTTSAGRGSRRQS
- a CDS encoding DUF2029 domain-containing protein, yielding MRLFIASSLGLATGIFGFAAGAALPGSLWTAALVGGFAAVLVTWWVYSSHLLPVDESAASRGLKIVSGVATVVALVQLLRLVVFIVDPTRVVCSFMPASRWEIEHSCLSAYYVSAKAAATVPDIYDDSLFTMPDDDPTRIRNPRMIGPFKIDVFEYPPPFLLLTRGLLLLAPEFLDHRMLWFGLSGMVVLLAFVVVARFLSPHAGTRALLLSPLVWVALPTISTFQKGNVQVLVIAASMLAMVLFERRHFAAGGGLLAFVAMGKIYPGMLVIYLVAQRRWRALAWTIAAGLTFLSLSLLDTGWPPYVAFLRHLPAILGGESFPAFRNPAAMANNFSIPGLVFKLKLLGVPGMSFAVSKAVGWAYTLVVIAVTVVLGRRAVGDDRKPLVWMAILLLATLRSPFLPPAYAVFPPLWLLTLLAATKAPTARAIALLLAAWAVLNVYWAQDWPVDPRLLVIAVVVPQAVTVALSVLAIRRVVASVPGSPSPRST
- a CDS encoding DNA alkylation repair protein, with amino-acid sequence MPGKTNTPPARKSAKPAATRMTLAETMSALKKAGTAQTRKSYARHGAAEPMFGVSFATLKTLLKRIGVDHELALALWDTGNFDARNLAVKIADPARMSPADLDRWARVPSARMCSGYVAHLAAEGPHARSRSDAWLAAPDEARRCAGWSLVGAMAMRDADAPDAWFVERLAEIETSIQASPNAQRETMLHALIAIGCRSAALRRSVTASAKRIGKVSIDHGDTACKTPEAAPTLEKAWAHSTSKGFESPAAQERTRESLRTRC
- a CDS encoding insulinase family protein codes for the protein MTLTRGLALAAVLLAATAVAAEDVPVVERTLSNGMRLVMVERHEQPTIACAWLARVGSANERPGMTGIAHMFEHMMFKGTKTIGTRDARRDAELNDRQDEVQGRIREEMSVLREKQRRGEIADMMDPKARTPRLQEALDEFDRLVKEQRELVVKDEMDRIYTQAGGTGLNASTSEDRTNYIVSLPSNKLELWFWLESDRLANPVFREFYSERDVILEERRQTLESRPGGVVDEAFNAMTWMASPYHWEVIGWPSDISQVTREQANAFFATYYAPNNITAILVGDFNPDAAYALAQRYFGRIPANPKGVPEVITLEPKQPAEQRMAAEVETTPSLQFVFKSVPAVHKDAPALQALAGILGGTPMFMGRPGGQGGGRPPSGRLRKALVLDQKIATNASASWHGMKLGGTFELRVTPTQGKSPGELEPALQAEIDKVLKDGVTGEELQRFKQATLVGLYGRLETNTGIRETLTQYLAVGTVQDFKDSLARIQAVTPEDVQRVARQYLVKEGR